The following proteins are co-located in the Heliorestis convoluta genome:
- a CDS encoding copper amine oxidase N-terminal domain-containing protein: protein MKKSILILIIILLVASSSLVSANDISVSVNGESIVLEQSPIIEHGRTLVPLRAIFEALGAEVTWNGETRTVTGTKDDIVINLQIENTIAIVNNQEVSLDVPAMIMNGRTLVPLRFIAESLGAEVSWDGKNRVVLINYNKEAEQQRLEQQRLEQQRLEQQRLEQQRLEQQRLDQQRLEQQRLEQQRLEQTKIRANKD from the coding sequence TTGAAAAAAAGTATTCTTATATTAATAATTATTTTACTTGTAGCTTCATCAAGTTTAGTAAGTGCTAATGATATTTCGGTTAGTGTTAATGGGGAAAGTATTGTATTAGAACAATCTCCAATAATTGAACATGGTAGAACATTAGTACCTTTAAGAGCAATATTTGAAGCATTAGGTGCAGAAGTTACATGGAACGGTGAAACTAGAACAGTAACAGGAACAAAAGACGATATTGTAATTAATTTGCAAATTGAAAATACAATTGCCATAGTAAACAATCAAGAAGTATCACTAGATGTACCTGCTATGATAATGAACGGCAGAACATTAGTGCCTCTTAGGTTTATTGCAGAGAGTTTAGGGGCTGAAGTTAGTTGGGATGGAAAAAATAGAGTGGTGTTAATAAATTACAACAAAGAAGCAGAGCAACAAAGACTAGAGCAACAAAGACTAGAGCAACAAAGACTAGAGCAACAAAGACTAGAGCAACAAAGACTAGAGCAACAAAGACTAGATCAACAAAGACTAGAGCAACAAAGACTAGAGCAACAAAGATTAGAGCAAACAAAGATTAGAGCAAACAAAGACTAG
- a CDS encoding M48 family metallopeptidase, translated as MIIIKTNRKKRNPTRTYETVSSNHYEMTVAGEAMHVTIERRKGIVNSSLRLSTKGLLVRVPLDLTEKEVQDLFKNYKDWIQSKWQDLLEKKKRQKNNKGMIYYRGKPYQIKVLIEDTIEDKKERIHIDEEAQQLHLQLQSTEKSQWREILKEELRKKGKEAILQRIPELNKGYDYDYNKVTIKDQKTRWGSCSGRKNLNFSWRLILMPPTVMDYVIVHELCHLGEMNHSPMFWYRVSVMMPQYERYRQILREEGTYMARIIDEVELLE; from the coding sequence GTGATTATAATCAAAACCAACAGGAAAAAAAGAAACCCTACAAGAACCTACGAAACAGTCAGTAGCAATCATTATGAGATGACTGTTGCAGGCGAGGCCATGCATGTCACCATAGAGAGAAGAAAAGGAATCGTCAATAGTTCATTACGACTTTCAACAAAAGGCTTGCTCGTCCGCGTACCCCTTGATCTTACAGAAAAAGAAGTACAGGACTTGTTCAAAAACTATAAAGATTGGATACAGAGCAAATGGCAAGACCTCTTAGAAAAGAAAAAGCGCCAGAAGAACAACAAAGGCATGATCTACTATCGCGGAAAGCCTTATCAGATCAAAGTGCTCATAGAAGATACAATAGAAGATAAAAAAGAAAGAATTCACATCGATGAAGAAGCGCAACAACTGCACCTTCAACTTCAATCTACGGAAAAAAGCCAGTGGAGAGAAATTCTAAAAGAAGAACTACGCAAAAAAGGCAAAGAAGCAATCTTACAAAGAATTCCTGAGCTGAACAAAGGCTACGACTATGACTACAATAAAGTTACCATCAAAGATCAAAAGACACGCTGGGGAAGCTGCTCTGGCAGGAAGAACTTGAACTTTAGCTGGCGCTTAATCCTCATGCCACCAACTGTCATGGACTATGTCATTGTTCATGAACTTTGCCACTTAGGAGAAATGAACCATTCGCCCATGTTCTGGTATCGCGTCAGTGTCATGATGCCTCAATACGAACGCTATCGCCAGATATTACGTGAAGAAGGCACTTATATGGCTAGAATTATCGACGAAGTAGAGTTACTAGAATAA